Proteins encoded in a region of the Solanum dulcamara chromosome 9, daSolDulc1.2, whole genome shotgun sequence genome:
- the LOC129903249 gene encoding uncharacterized protein LOC129903249: MVWSSPKTLPSSPKVLAALGELPRQVLASFGKEKQVGHISVASKARHRYTQMNRSYYRRCSSGVNNSTCSWSAAESDYKRYDVSFEVRDFADRVVGIECQLCKRRHQSTCYYVVCYEFYGMIDFGKNKIIRVA; the protein is encoded by the exons atggtttggagcagcccaaaaaCGTTACCAAGCAGTCCCAAAGTTctagccgcgctaggagagcttccgaggcaagttttggcgagtttcgggaaag aaAAACAAGTTGGACACATAAGCGTAGCTAGTAAGGCGCGgcacag GTACAcccagatgaatagaagctattatagaagatgttccagTGGGGTTaacaactccacttgttcctggagtgctGCCGAGTCAGATTATAAGcgctatgatgtttcattcgaagttagagactttgcagacagagttgtgggtatagagtgtcagctttgtaagcggcgtcaccagtcgacatgttattatgtcgtatgttatgagttttatgggatgatagattttggaaaaaataaaataattcgaGTAGCTTAG